AAGTAAAAATAGATGCACAAGTTATAGAGACAAGTCTTCAATCCCAATCAAGAAAACACTATGAATCAACTCACTTCCGCATTTGTAAACGAGACACATAGAAAGATGTAGAAAAGTCACCTGATCTTAATCTCCTGAACATTTTTGTCCGATATCGAATACAGCAAGGCATAGTTTTTCAGATCaaacaccttgtaaacactGCAGAGCAAGACTGTGGCTCAGTTGGGGGAACTTCAATTCAACACATTTTGTGTAATGAAGACAAGAGAAATACCTATCCTGTGCAGAATATGTCAGCACCTTCCCATTAACATCATCAAACTCAACAAAACCTGGCCACTTTAGTGACTCAGATTCAAAAAGAGCAAATCCTGCGTCTGCTTGACCCCTCAGAATATATCTAACagtaccccaaaaaaaaaaacattactttcACAAGTCTGAGAACTAATAACTTAAGAAGATCATGACAACAAACACATAACAGTAAGTAGACATACTCGATTCTAGTGGATCTGCATTTCAAAGAGCTGTAATTGTCAGAGGCGTAAACAGAAACAGTGATGAGAGAGTCATTGTTCTTATTGTAGAACAAACTCCGGATGACTTCATCAGGACTAACATTTAAAAAGCAAACCCTTTTATTCGTATCTGCAATTacataaaaaacacaaactccAATCAAAAATCACAGTgacacaacaacaaaccaaagaGAAAGAGTTAGGTGTTAGTAAGTAAGTACCTCTGCTAAAAGAAGCACAGACACCAGAATGAGTAAGAGTAAAGACAATGTCACGAGCAGCAACAATCTCAATAACTTTGCTTCGTTTCAACAAGTTAGGTAATGAAACTAAACAGTACCCTTTAGGATCGTGCGTATCATATTGCTCCTGAATccaaaaacccaacaaaaaagaTTCAGACTTTGGCGGAGTTGGGAGAACCAAATTAACCGAAATCGAAgaaaatcagaagaagatgatacaaCATACCACGAGACGCATGTTGCGGAATCTCTCTTGAGCGGTGCTTATTGAGAAAGCTCGATCCATACGAGACGAGATTTCTCGGCGTTGAAGCTTTTTAACGCTGTTGACGAATCCATCGGGACGAGACCTCTTCTTGGCGACAACTCTTCTACCGCCGCAAGGTCTAGGGTTTGctatgattcttcttccttccatcatcaaatcaaatcaaatcaaatcaattccaaaagtgatgatgaagaagggtCTGTGTAAAACTGTTGTTGCCAACAACAACAGCCAACTAAAGGCTCCAAATGGGCTAATCTGAATCTATGGGAATTAAATTGGATTTTATCATAAGAACAAAATAGTTTAGGTTCATGACATTTTTCTGAATCTATTATAatgtgacaattttttttttttttttttttttttNNNNNNNNNNNNNNNNNNNNNNNNNNNNNNNNNNNNNNNNNNNNNNNNNNNNNNNNNNNNNNNNNNNNNNNNNNNNNNNNNNNNNNNNNNNNNNNNNNNNNNNNNNNNNNNNNNNNNNNNNNNNNNNNNNNNNNNNNNNNNNNNNNNNNNNNNNNNNNNNNNNNNNNNNNNNNNNNNNNNNNNNNNNNNNNNNNNNNNNNNNNNNNNNNNNNNNNNNNNNNNNNNNNNNNNNNNNNNNNNNNNNNNNNNNNNNNNNNNNNNNNNNNNNNNNNNNNNNNNNNNNNNNNNNNNNNNNNNNNNNNNNNNNNNNNNNNNNNNNNNNNNNNNNNNNNNNNNNNNNNNNNNNNaattttttttttttttttttttttgcctctttctataaagtttaatttttttaagggCTTTAAAAAGTGTAGGAAGCTTTAGGTGTGTGTATGTCTCGGTGAATCGACAtatactggaaaaaaaaaactatgtttatGCGGTTTTTGGCATCAAATCTTGAGTACAATGAAGAAAAAACAGTTTTGGTCATGTAACTTTACAACTTAGGatcaatttttttaacacaatTTTTGTATCAAATCATGATTTACAATTTGGGgcaaaattctaattttataaattttatgccaaaatcataatttagcgctaatatattatttacgcggttttcaaattttagttttgggttcgaaattttttctttatcgACAAATTCTACCTACgcaattttatattaataacgttaattttttagtttttgatattaTATCACGCTATTTTATCGGAAATAtaggaaaaacagagaaatgattttttttttaatttactattgtAGTGTATCCCAACTAGTTTTGGTAATTTTGGCCAATAATCACAAATTTTGATCTCCAACTTAATAAACTGATGATTTTGTGCTTTTGCATCAAAACTTGGCTATGTAATTGCGGTGCAAATATAATAATAGCAGTATAAGTTTTGTATGAAATTAAGATTGtaaaccaaaatattgtttttctgctttcaagaagatgaaaaatagATGATAGTACTTGTTTAAGTTCAAAATctctattttaaaatgattttgcAATTCCACTATTTAGATATAATTGTGGAACTATAAGCAAAAATAGATGATAGTACTTGGTTAAGTTCAAAATCTCtactttaaaatgattttgCAATTCCACTATTTAGATATAATTGTGGAACTATAAGCCGTTCAAGACAGGCATCTTAGCTGCATCAAATCTCTAAATGCGTTTTTCGACTCCCAAGTCTCTTCTTATGAAATCAAAAGGGCTTAATAACCGAGCTTAGCTTAAGATTTACTTCACTCCATCCGAggctttctttttcatttcccATGTAAACAAGTGTTGTACTTACTGTAGTTGATATTTTTAGCTAAATCGGTCTTGGTGGCCTTCAACAGCTCCTTCATTACTGGAGTGCAAGTCCTTTTATTAAATTCTAGTTTGACCAAAGcacaaaatttgatattaataatAGACTAGTAACTCCTTGTAGCATTTATGTTAAAGAGTATTTGTATCAAATCAttttagtaacaaaattagaCATTTATTTTGCTGGTTAACATGACATCAAATCATGAccgacaaaattataaaatatagcCGACTTAATCATCATATTTCATCAGCCTCTACCAAAGCCATCATTGTTGATTCGTCTCTAAAAATATCCATCGACAATTGCATTTTTGTAGTCCCAAAGGCCAAAAGTTTTTTATAAACtatctctgtcttttttttttcttttttctttttttgcactAAAGGTTGTCTCTGATCATGTGTACATTTAGGAAGGAACACAATGCATAAATTACATAACAAAAAGTAACTAATATACACGTAAATTTTaaaccgtaaaaaaaaaagaggaaaattcaAGAAGATCTAAACATTTGGTCAAGGATGATGGTCAATGCCATGGCCACACGAGGCTCCATCTCCGATTCAACTATAAGTTTAAACACATCTTTGCCAAAGGCAACTCCTCCGATCACCGTCTCTTTCCTCTTGATCTCCGctgttttcttcttgttcctcctCTCGTCCAATATTTTGCAGCTTCTTTGACTGTATGATCCTTCTATCTCGTACAATACCGTCCTCTTTGAGCTAACCCACGCCAAGGTCCTCCGGTTTGTTATTATGTTAACGTTCTTTCTTGCCGTCAATATCGggtctctctctgtttctccatCGTATACCATCCAGCAATCTCCAAGACTCAACTTCTGTTCAATTCAATTAACAAGAAAAAGCAAATTCAAGATTAGTTTCATAATAATTTTGATGGACACCACTAGAAATGTCTTAAATCATGACAAGAatatcaagaaaatgaaaaagtacCTTGCGGCGGACGGAGAGAAGGGGTAGACCGGAAGCGTCCATAAGGACGATGTTGTCTCTAGGACAATTCATGTAGTTGTCGACTCTAaagacaagctctccattggcGTTGTAAACTGTGAATCCGTCGCAGTTGAAGAGAAGGGACTTCTTCCACACCGTTAAAACAGCGGCTGCTTTACTATCACACAAGCTCACGTCGCATGTGTTTGGGAATTTAGGGTGAACTTTtgtcatctctctcttttgattattctttgtttctatgtgtgtttgatgattgttgttgttggagaagatgaGTTGATGTTGTGTATGTGGGAATAATGAGAAGAGGTGTTTGggtgtttatatatacaaacgtagaaaaagagagaatgaggTGCTCAAATGAAAAAGAATGGTCTCTCATCTTCTTGTTTTCCACTTGAGAGTTGTCCTTGTCAGTCTATTACTATAAGATATCTTCTCTTTAATTTATTAGGtccaaattttttctttaaaatgcaTTAATGTAAATTAATGGATTGATTCCTTTCtataatcaaatattattataataacgGTTCTGCATTTCACCTAAACtccaacaaaatattataacgAAACCTTGTTGTTTGAATCTTGTTCTGACCAAATATTGGCCCTACAAAATAGCTTATGGTCTCACGTATAATATAAATCTGACACAAAACACTACTAGTTTTCATATGCTCTAGTTTTAAAAGTAACTTtgcagaaattatatattgttggCAATtgctttttttaaaacaaaaaaactaaatcgaTTTATTCAATTAATGCAAAATAGAaagatgttttaaaatatcacgGTTTTATTAACAGGCTCTTTTCAATTACAAAATGGTATTTCGGAAATTTTTCTCtcgtatatatttatttttttgtacttttctaCACAAAAACAGtagtatttattttacttttctcttgtattttcttttatcatttttttctaaacatttctctaatctttctctctttgccgatattacaactttttataatcaaaagaTGATGAGAAAATTATTGTCTACTGTctagctacaaaaaaaaaaaaaaaagaatctaacCTACGGGCCATAATCCATCGACATTTCCAGTGTGcatctttttaatataatgggGAAAGCTGAGAGTCTCTAATGTTTTTTCATTTCCTATTTCTGCAGGATTTATCGCATTATTCTCCAAAAATACAACCGaaagtattttatttgtatcttttttttcaacaacAGACTACATGTGTGTCTGAACCGAAAGTAATATATGATTTAaggccaaaaaaagaaagaaagaaagtaataCATTTATACTCTCTAAGATAAAACCTGAAAACcatatcatatgtatatataatagtatTGTTGATATATTAAGTTTTTGAAGATCACTTTGTGGATCAAAGTTCACGCAGGTGTCCCAATTCTAATATTTCTGGTCATCATGATGACTCTTAGTCCAATCATATTATGAACATCcgataacatatttttaatagcTAGCCAATCAAGctttgaattaatattattaccatGGACGTTGTTGAGTCGAGAAAAAGGTAATCTAGTAGAGGAGGATAAGAACGAGTGGATAGCATATATTACACATTAAAACTATAATCATTTCAAACATTGACAAGAAAATATAACCGAGTTAAAAAAATCGAGTTTTGAACCAATCTTtggttttaagattttttttaatatcatatgaTGAAAGGAGGACCACCACTATATATCatgattataaataatttaaacattagGGAGGTGTGTGGCTGAAAAGCAATTAGCggtggagaagaaaaataaaaccatcCCCAACGAAAATTCCcactaaagattttttttaaataacttagAAAATATCATATTCTATTTTTCATTATGATATTTTTCCACGTCCATTGTGTTATAATAATGAATGTTCCACTTACGTTgaccttattaattttttctcaAGCTTTCGTTATCTATCGTCTGTTTATAATAGCAAAAAGATTATTGCGGTTTATGCGTCATATGTacacaaaaaaagagttgaTTACGACCTTTGAGATGGTATGAGACGTCGTCCCCCCACTTTCATTAAAACAAATGGATTGACGATTTACGCGCTGCATGCACTTTGATGAAAGAATATGTTCTCTCTTTAATATATTACAGATGTAGTACAACCTAATAACTCCCTGTCTTCCTAACCAAATCTGATTCCTCTCACTCTCTCTATATGTACCAATCTTATTCCTCAGCTTAGCTTTTAGTGTTTCATATGCTCATTTTTGCATCTTACTAACCTCGCCCGTCAACATCAAATGGGTGTGGTACAGTATGTGAATGAAGGTTTTCTAAGTTAATTCTTTAACTATGACTATGAGACATTTGATTCCATTTCGACGAATATAATTGCATGCATGATTCCTGCAAATGATTCAATGAAGGTTTTGATTCCTGCATCAAGCaacaaaatgttattattttgttgtcaCATATATTGAGAACGACCGAGATTGTATAAAAACCGGGATCGAAATTTGATAATAGCTAACTTATCATTGGAGAGAAACGGTCAATTGGAAACATAgctaatttttttccaaatcagCAATGAAACTGCAGATACTGTCTGATAGATAATCCTTCATATAAGACCtgatggtttttgtttttggtttctgaGAAGAAGGCTTTCTTGTTGGGTTTAGAATAGTTCCAAACATGTCTTCCTAGTCATCTATTGTTGAGACAAATGTGTTTCCCATCAGATGCGAATAAAGCAAAGGTTGGGCTCAGTGTTGTCCTAAGACCagtaaataacaaaaacctGTGAGAACGTACTCTGTAAACTGGTTCAGTGAGAGAAGTAGATAGAAACTCTTATCGCCTTCTATTCTGGTACGTCACAAAAAGTAAAGAATAAAACAGAAACTACAATGACAAATTGGAAAATAACGCAGAGGAAAAGAATGGCACATCTCTTAGCCAAAAATCATATACAACATATCAAAGTTCTTCACatgctctctcttttttttttaatcatatcaAAGCTTTTCGAATCACCGTCATCACGTCACTTAAAATCATTTTGGTATTTGCTTCTGCTTGCTCTTCTTCCCCCTTCAGCATTTCTCCTGCAATGCCTTCGGGTTTATTGACCCAAAAATATGAGATGTTGCACTCTAAAATCTTTTCTTTGCGTGTGACCTTGCTTCTAAAGCATTGGCCGTGTGTAAACTACTTACTCATCAAGGATTCACGTTACAGTCACTCAAGAACCGATCTTCCCGATTCAGATGCTTTCTCCAATAGTTTTTGTACTTTGGGATTCCCACCTCAAGCCAAGGCTTCATGTTCCCGTTATAGTGCAATACGGCCGCGCTTTTTATGGCTTGGGCACTGACGTAGTGGTCATAACCAAGACCTGATAGTGCCCATTTGTCGTCAAGAGCATAAACTTGGTCTTGAAATGTAAGCAAGCTTGCCTGCAATGCTATTGCTTCACTCGACTCATCTCCACCACTCATCTGctgcaaataaaaaaaggaagtcATCGCACAGAATCACTCAATTAtctcttaaaaaaaagtttttttgttctctagaaAACTGACCTCTTTGTAAAATTTCCGGTAGGTTTCTGAAACACCTAATTCCCTCCATCTAGTAAGATCAACAAGATTCAAACCAGACATCCAGAGGCAAGCATTGGTATCAAAACTTCCTCTCTTGAGACTTTTTAGCTGACCCAATCTCACAGTGCACGACTTCACAGCGCCATTCACTTTCCCTTCCATATCAAGGTCCCAAAGGGGAGACAAATCTCGCTGGACTACAACGTCATCATCCAGAATCACAACCTTCTCCAATTTGTCAAATAATTTGGGAAGCAGATAGTGAGATTGAGAGAAAAGGGATAAGTAGTGTGTTCTATTCTGTTGGGAAACACGGAACTCCGCAGGCAAAGACAATTTCATATCAGAATCATCCAGCTCGAGTTTTTCAATGTTCAATACTTGAATAGTTGATTGTTTGCAGGGATTCCTAACAAACCATTGTGTCATTGCAAAGTAATTTTGCTCGTCTGTCAGTACATGGAAAACNNNNNNNNNNNNNNNNNNNNNNNNNNNNNNNNNNNNNNNNNNNNNNTTTAGCTGACCCAATCTCACAGTGCACGACTTCACAGCGCCATTCACTTTCCCTTCCATATCAAGGTCCCAAAGGGGAGACAAATCTCGCTGGACTACAACGTCATCATCCAGAATCACAACCTTCTTCAATTTGTCAAATAATTTGGGAAGCAGATAGTGAGATTGAGAGAAAAGGGATAAGTAGTGTGTTCTATTCTGTTGGGAAACACGGAACTCCGCAGGCAAAGACAATTTCATATCAGAATCATCCAGCTCGAGTTTTTCAATGTTCAATACTTGAATAGTTGATTGTTTGCAGGGATTCCTAACAAACCATTGTGTCATTGCAAAGTAATTCTGCTCGTCTGTCAGTACATGGAAAACCAAGTTTTTACTGCCCTGAAACATCAATAACCAACCAAGAATTAGAAATCAGAGATTAATGACTGCAAGAAAATACAATTACTAAGTAACGAAAACTGATTTAGTACATACCCTTGCGTATAAAACCGTTGAATTGATCACAACAGACGACGCAAGTATATTATCGGAGATGATAACAAAGTGAAGCAATGAGGGATCTGAAAACTTCTCACTAATTGGATCCTCAAGTGAAGCTGACTTGAAATGTTCCACAGTTAGTCTCATTGACAAGCAATGAAGACTCTTAGGCATTGTATGTACTGCAAGCTGGTAGAGGAACACGCTCTGTTTCATGTGGAAACTAGCTTCATCCTCGGTCAAATCAAGGATCTGTCTCAATTTCTTGTCAACATTGTTACAGTCGACTGGAAAAGATTTTGCCTTTGCAATTACAGCTTCCATCTTCTGCAACTTTTTCTCAACCCTGCACAACAGCGGAAAGAAATACCCAATAAGTACAGTCAAAGGAAAATAGCAGAGGATTCTACACATAAATGCTTCTACTGATAGAGaacaaacaacatacatatGGCATCCCTCCTATCATCTAGTACATTAgttcattaaattttatgttggTTTAAGATACTGGGACAGATAATGCTTCAAAATAGAAGTATTTCTGGGTGTGCTCCTCACTGAATAGGTGAGGAGAGAATGCtatgataaatattttctataacaCAAACCATCTGAAAGACCGAAAGCAAGTAAATCACTAGATAACAGGATGTCTAGACAAGCTAACGGAAAACTAGAAGAATTTCAAGTTACCAGACTCCAACCAAAATCTTT
The Camelina sativa cultivar DH55 chromosome 6, Cs, whole genome shotgun sequence genome window above contains:
- the LOC104699305 gene encoding probable galacturonosyltransferase 7 codes for the protein MKGGGGGGGGVGGGGGGKRRWKVLVIGVLVLVILSMLVPLAFLLGLHNGFHSPGFVTVQSASSFESFTRINATKHTQRDVSERVDEVLQKINPVLPKKNDINVGARDMNGRSGSVSEKRGLPVSPTVVANPSPANKTKTEATYKGVQRTIASADESWRTCEMKYGSYCLWREENKEPMKDAKVKQMKDQLFVARAYYPSIAKMPSQDKLTRDMKQNIQEFERILIVSSQDADLPPQVEKKLQKMEAVIAKAKSFPVDCNNVDKKLRQILDLTEDEASFHMKQSVFLYQLAVHTMPKSLHCLSMRLTVEHFKSASLEDPISEKFSDPSLLHFVIISDNILASSVVINSTVLYARGSKNLVFHVLTDEQNYFAMTQWFVRNPCKQSTIQVLNIEKLELDDSDMKLSLPAEFRVSQQNRTHYLSLFSQSHYLLPKLFDKLKKVVILDDDVVVQRDLSPLWDLDMEGKVNGAVKSCTVRLVFHVLTDEQNYFAMTQWFVRNPCKQSTIQVLNIEKLELDDSDMKLSLPAEFRVSQQNRTHYLSLFSQSHYLLPKLFDKLEKVVILDDDVVVQRDLSPLWDLDMEGKVNGAVKSCTVRLGQLKSLKRGSFDTNACLWMSGLNLVDLTRWRELGVSETYRKFYKEQMSGGDESSEAIALQASLLTFQDQVYALDDKWALSGLGYDHYVSAQAIKSAAVLHYNGNMKPWLEVGIPKYKNYWRKHLNREDRFLSDCNVNP
- the LOC104792668 gene encoding uncharacterized protein LOC104792668; this encodes MMEGRRIIANPRPCGGRRVVAKKRSRPDGFVNSVKKLQRREISSRMDRAFSISTAQERFRNMRLVEQYDTHDPKGYCLVSLPNLLKRSKVIEIVAARDIVFTLTHSGVCASFSRDTNKRVCFLNVSPDEVIRSLFYNKNNDSLITVSVYASDNYSSLKCRSTRIEYILRGQADAGFALFESESLKWPGFVEFDDVNGKVLTYSAQDSVYKVFDLKNYALLYSISDKNVQEIKISPGIMLLIFKRAASHVPLKILSIEDGTVLKSFNHLLHRNKKVDFIEQFNEKLLVKQENENLQILDVRNAELIEVSRTEFMTPSAFIFLYENQLFLTFRNRNVSVWNFRGELVTSFEDHLLWHPDCNTNNIYITSDQDLIISYCKADTEEQWIEGNAGSINISNILTGKCLAKIKANNGPPKQEDSSSSDLGNSRQRISVVAEALEDITALFYDEERNQIYTGNRHGLLHVWSN
- the LOC104792670 gene encoding protein LURP-one-related 8-like; translation: MTKVHPKFPNTCDVSLCDSKAAAVLTVWKKSLLFNCDGFTVYNANGELVFRVDNYMNCPRDNIVLMDASGLPLLSVRRKKLSLGDCWMVYDGETERDPILTARKNVNIITNRRTLAWVSSKRTVLYEIEGSYSQRSCKILDERRNKKKTAEIKRKETVIGGVAFGKDVFKLIVESEMEPRVAMALTIILDQMFRSS